Proteins encoded by one window of Superficieibacter sp. HKU1:
- the gppA gene encoding guanosine-5'-triphosphate,3'-diphosphate diphosphatase, with protein sequence MPSAASLYAAIDLGSNSFHMLVVREVAGSIQTVARIKRKVRLAAGLSSNNVLSPDAMERGWQCLRLFAERLQDIPQPQIRVVATATLRLAVNAGEFIARAQEILGCPVQVIKGEEEARLIYQGVAHTTGGADQRLVVDIGGASTELVTGTGAQTTSLFSLSMGCVTWLERYFSNRNLGKSNFEEAENAAREVLRPIADELRYHGWKICVGASGTVQALQEIMMAQGMDERITLAKLEQLKQRAIQCGRLEELEIEGLTLERALVFPSGLAILIAIFTELNIQCMTLAGGALREGLVYGMLHLTVEEDIRSRTMRNIQRRFMVDTDQAQRVAKLASRFASQLEKSWDLELISRELLVNACLLHEIGLSVDFKSAPQHAAYLVKNLDLPGFTPAQKKLLATLLLNQTSTVDLSSLHQQNAVPPRVAEHLCRLLRLAILFASRRRDDLVPDITLDATDEKLTLILPAGWLSHHPLGTELIEQESQWQSYVHWPLEVLSSGQ encoded by the coding sequence TGCCGTCTGCCGCTTCGCTCTACGCCGCCATCGATCTGGGATCCAATAGCTTTCATATGCTGGTCGTGCGCGAGGTGGCGGGAAGTATCCAGACCGTCGCCCGTATCAAGCGCAAAGTCAGGCTGGCGGCCGGTCTGAGCAGTAATAATGTCCTCTCCCCCGACGCCATGGAGCGCGGATGGCAGTGTCTGCGCCTGTTTGCCGAGCGACTACAGGATATTCCCCAGCCACAAATTCGCGTCGTCGCCACGGCAACGCTGCGTCTTGCGGTTAATGCGGGCGAGTTTATTGCCCGTGCGCAGGAAATTCTTGGTTGTCCCGTGCAGGTCATTAAGGGCGAAGAAGAAGCGCGTCTGATCTACCAGGGCGTTGCGCATACTACCGGCGGTGCCGATCAGCGTCTGGTGGTTGATATTGGCGGTGCCAGTACCGAACTGGTTACCGGCACCGGTGCGCAAACCACTTCTTTATTCAGTCTTTCCATGGGTTGCGTCACCTGGCTTGAACGCTATTTTTCCAATCGTAATCTGGGCAAAAGCAACTTTGAAGAGGCGGAGAACGCCGCCCGTGAGGTGCTGCGTCCGATCGCCGATGAGCTGCGCTATCACGGCTGGAAAATCTGCGTGGGTGCCTCGGGTACGGTGCAGGCGTTGCAGGAAATCATGATGGCCCAGGGGATGGATGAACGCATCACCCTCGCTAAGCTTGAGCAGCTTAAACAGCGGGCTATCCAGTGCGGCCGTCTTGAAGAGTTAGAGATTGAAGGTCTGACGCTGGAGCGCGCGCTGGTTTTCCCGAGCGGCCTTGCCATTCTGATCGCCATTTTCACCGAATTAAATATTCAGTGTATGACGCTGGCTGGCGGCGCACTGCGTGAAGGGCTGGTCTACGGGATGCTGCATCTCACCGTAGAGGAAGATATTCGCAGCCGCACAATGCGTAATATTCAGCGTCGTTTTATGGTTGATACCGACCAGGCTCAACGTGTCGCGAAACTGGCATCACGTTTTGCAAGCCAGCTGGAAAAATCGTGGGATCTGGAGCTAATCAGCCGCGAACTGCTGGTAAATGCCTGCTTATTACATGAAATTGGTTTGAGCGTCGATTTTAAATCAGCGCCGCAACATGCCGCTTACCTGGTTAAAAATCTCGATCTTCCCGGTTTCACGCCAGCGCAGAAAAAATTGCTGGCCACCCTGTTGCTGAATCAGACCAGTACCGTCGATCTCTCTTCGCTACATCAGCAAAATGCGGTCCCGCCACGGGTCGCTGAGCATCTGTGCCGCTTATTGCGCCTGGCCATCCTGTTCGCCAGCCGCCGACGCGATGATTTGGTGCCGGATATCACTCTGGATGCCACGGATGAAAAGCTGACGCTGATCCTTCCTGCGGGCTGGTTAAGCCATCACCCGCTCGGCACGGAGCTGATCGAGCAGGAAAGCCAGTGGCAAAGTTACGTTCACTGGCCGCTGGAAGTCTTGTCTTCAGGGCAGTGA
- the rep gene encoding DNA helicase Rep → MRLNPGQQQAVEFVTGPCLVLAGAGSGKTRVITNKIAHLIRGCGYQARHIAAVTFTNKAAREMKERVAQTLGRKEARGLMISTFHTLGLEVIKREYAALGMKSNFSLFDDTDQVALLKELSEGLIEDDKAVLQQLISTISNWKNDLLTPAQAAAQAKGERDRIFAHCYSLYDAHMKACNVLDFDDLILLPTLLLQRNEEVRERWQNKIRYLLVDEYQDTNTSQYELVKLLVGNRARFTVVGDDDQSIYSWRGARPQNLVLLSQDFPALQVVKLEQNYRSSGRILKAANILIANNPHVFEKRLFSELGYGAELKVLSANHEEHEAERVTGELIAHHFINKTQYKDYAILYRGNHQSRVFEKFLMQNRIPYKISGGTSFFSRPEIKDLLAYLRVLTNADDDSAFLRIVNTPKREIGPATLQKLGEWANSRNKSLFSASFDMGLTQTLSGRGYESLTRFTHWLGDVQRLAEREPIAAVLDLIHGIDYESWLFETSPSPKAAEMRMKNVNQLFTWMTEMLEGSEIDEPMTLTQVVTRFTLRDMMERGESEEELDQVQLMTLHASKGLEFPYVFLVGMEEGLLPHQSSIDEDNVDEERRLAYVGITRAQKELIFTLCKERRQYGELVRPEPSRFLLELPQDDLVWEQERKVVTAEERMQKGQASIANIRAMMAAAKK, encoded by the coding sequence ATGCGTTTAAACCCCGGACAACAACAAGCCGTCGAATTTGTCACCGGACCCTGCCTGGTGCTGGCGGGTGCTGGCTCCGGCAAAACCCGCGTCATCACTAACAAAATCGCCCATTTGATCCGCGGCTGTGGCTATCAGGCACGGCACATCGCGGCGGTGACCTTTACCAATAAAGCGGCGCGCGAGATGAAAGAACGCGTGGCGCAGACGCTGGGGCGCAAAGAGGCGCGTGGACTGATGATTTCCACCTTCCATACGTTAGGGCTGGAAGTGATTAAGCGTGAGTACGCCGCGCTGGGGATGAAATCTAACTTTTCGTTGTTCGACGATACCGATCAGGTTGCGCTGCTTAAGGAATTGAGTGAAGGGCTGATTGAAGATGACAAAGCGGTGCTGCAACAGCTGATCTCGACGATCTCCAACTGGAAAAACGATCTGCTGACCCCGGCGCAGGCGGCGGCACAGGCGAAGGGCGAGCGGGATCGGATCTTTGCCCACTGCTACAGCCTGTACGACGCCCATATGAAAGCCTGCAACGTGCTGGACTTTGACGACCTGATCCTGCTGCCAACGTTGCTGCTCCAGCGTAATGAAGAGGTTCGTGAACGCTGGCAGAACAAAATTCGCTATCTGCTGGTGGATGAGTACCAGGATACCAACACCAGCCAGTATGAACTGGTAAAGCTGCTGGTCGGTAATCGCGCGCGTTTTACCGTGGTGGGTGATGACGATCAGTCGATCTACTCCTGGCGCGGTGCACGCCCGCAGAATCTGGTGCTGCTAAGCCAGGATTTTCCGGCGTTGCAGGTGGTCAAACTGGAGCAGAACTACCGTTCCTCAGGACGCATTCTGAAGGCGGCGAATATCCTTATCGCCAACAATCCGCACGTGTTTGAAAAACGGCTGTTTTCCGAGCTGGGCTACGGTGCCGAATTGAAAGTGCTCAGTGCCAACCATGAAGAGCACGAAGCCGAGCGTGTGACCGGTGAGCTGATTGCCCATCACTTTATCAACAAAACGCAGTACAAAGACTATGCGATTTTGTATCGTGGCAACCATCAGTCGCGGGTATTTGAAAAGTTTCTGATGCAAAACCGCATCCCGTACAAAATCTCCGGCGGCACCTCATTTTTCTCGCGTCCGGAAATTAAAGACCTGCTGGCTTATCTGCGCGTGTTAACCAACGCGGACGACGACAGCGCATTTTTGCGCATTGTGAATACGCCAAAGCGGGAAATCGGCCCGGCCACGCTGCAAAAACTGGGTGAGTGGGCGAATAGCCGTAACAAGAGCCTGTTCAGCGCCAGTTTTGATATGGGTCTGACGCAGACGCTCAGCGGACGCGGCTATGAATCGTTGACCCGCTTTACGCACTGGCTGGGCGACGTTCAGCGTCTGGCCGAGCGCGAACCGATTGCCGCCGTGCTCGATTTGATCCACGGGATTGATTACGAATCCTGGCTGTTTGAAACCTCGCCCAGCCCGAAAGCGGCGGAAATGCGCATGAAAAACGTCAACCAGCTGTTCACCTGGATGACCGAAATGCTGGAAGGCAGTGAAATCGACGAGCCGATGACCCTCACCCAGGTGGTAACGCGTTTTACCCTGCGCGATATGATGGAGCGCGGTGAGAGTGAAGAGGAGCTGGATCAGGTTCAACTGATGACGCTCCACGCTTCAAAAGGTCTGGAGTTCCCTTATGTCTTTCTGGTCGGCATGGAAGAGGGGTTATTGCCGCACCAGAGCAGCATTGATGAAGACAACGTGGATGAAGAGCGTCGTCTGGCCTATGTGGGGATCACCCGCGCACAGAAAGAGCTGATCTTCACCCTGTGCAAAGAGCGTCGTCAGTATGGTGAACTGGTGCGCCCGGAGCCGAGCCGTTTTCTGCTGGAGCTGCCGCAGGACGATTTAGTCTGGGAGCAGGAGCGCAAAGTGGTGACGGCGGAAGAACGGATGCAAAAAGGGCAGGCGAGTATCGCTAATATTCGGGCGATGATGGCCGCGGCAAAAAAATAA
- the ppiC gene encoding peptidylprolyl isomerase PpiC yields the protein MAKTAAAMHILVKEEKLALDLLEQIKNGGDFEKLAKKHSTCPSGKKGGHLGEFRQGQMVPAFDKVVFSCPVLEPTGPLHTQFGYHIIKVLYRN from the coding sequence ATGGCAAAAACAGCGGCAGCAATGCATATCCTTGTAAAGGAAGAAAAACTGGCTTTAGATCTGCTGGAGCAGATTAAAAACGGCGGCGATTTTGAAAAGCTGGCGAAAAAACACTCTACCTGCCCGTCAGGCAAAAAAGGCGGCCACTTAGGCGAGTTCCGCCAGGGCCAGATGGTGCCGGCGTTTGATAAAGTCGTATTCTCCTGCCCGGTGCTGGAACCTACCGGCCCGCTGCATACTCAGTTCGGTTATCACATCATCAAGGTGCTGTACCGCAACTAA
- a CDS encoding Rrf2 family transcriptional regulator — MKINNSFSATLHILLHLEQMDRPLTSEQMAAFIDGNPAFIRKLLAGLRERHIVTSSKGHHGGWTLARPAGDVTLYDIYIALGSPTLFALGNRNENPQCLVEKGVNRVMSETFTDAESLILERFKRLTLAEVGREFIDYFNDKGQGE; from the coding sequence ATGAAAATAAATAATTCTTTCTCTGCCACGCTGCACATTCTGCTGCACCTTGAGCAGATGGACCGACCGCTCACCTCAGAGCAGATGGCCGCGTTTATCGATGGTAATCCGGCATTTATCCGCAAGCTGCTGGCGGGACTACGCGAGCGGCATATCGTGACTTCCAGTAAAGGCCATCACGGTGGCTGGACGCTGGCGCGTCCGGCAGGCGATGTGACGCTGTACGATATCTATATCGCGCTTGGCTCTCCGACGCTGTTTGCGCTGGGTAACCGTAACGAGAACCCGCAGTGCCTGGTGGAAAAAGGGGTCAACCGGGTAATGTCAGAGACCTTTACCGATGCTGAATCATTGATACTGGAACGGTTTAAACGACTGACGCTGGCGGAAGTCGGGCGGGAGTTTATTGATTACTTCAATGATAAAGGGCAGGGCGAATAG
- a CDS encoding class I SAM-dependent methyltransferase — protein sequence MSETEQSPLVFWEDHYAAMSPISNGIPGKILVRFADPLTPGRALELGCGRGDDAVWLAKKGWEVTAVDLSSTALEYASANAERSGVRTRITFARHDLTGHFPQGHYDLIVASFLESPLTFDRFTIFRAALDHILPGGMLLITSHAKVPEWSKHADRPFQSAKEALAQLGTLTEAWEVLFCDDVERVMKGPEGQECQVSDSVVALRRKK from the coding sequence ATGTCTGAGACTGAACAATCACCCCTCGTTTTCTGGGAAGATCATTATGCGGCAATGTCGCCGATTTCTAATGGTATTCCGGGGAAAATTCTGGTGCGCTTCGCCGATCCGCTTACGCCAGGCCGTGCGCTTGAATTAGGCTGCGGGCGCGGAGACGATGCCGTCTGGCTAGCCAAAAAAGGCTGGGAAGTGACGGCGGTCGACCTGTCATCTACGGCGCTGGAGTATGCCTCTGCCAATGCTGAGCGATCCGGTGTCCGGACACGTATTACGTTTGCGCGGCACGATCTGACCGGGCATTTTCCCCAGGGCCATTATGATCTGATCGTCGCCTCATTTCTCGAATCACCGCTTACCTTCGATCGCTTTACGATCTTTCGCGCTGCCCTCGATCATATCCTGCCCGGCGGCATGCTGCTGATCACCTCCCACGCCAAAGTACCCGAGTGGTCAAAACACGCCGATCGTCCTTTCCAGTCAGCGAAGGAAGCATTAGCGCAGCTGGGTACATTGACTGAGGCATGGGAAGTTCTCTTTTGCGACGACGTGGAACGGGTAATGAAAGGGCCGGAAGGACAGGAATGCCAGGTCTCGGATTCAGTCGTGGCATTACGCCGGAAGAAATAA
- a CDS encoding DeoR/GlpR family DNA-binding transcription regulator, producing MSDHSEDKLFTQERQQAILAYVEAHKKATVAELCQLFKVSTGTIRNDLREMEKLKLVTRTHGGVLIRSKTGLEMMATEKEVRNHDAKVVVARRALEQIEDGDTLLLDTGSTTLELAKLLGERKGLSVITNDLQIAIILEEIPGVVNLFIIGGAVRQKLHCVIPFNRDSGLSNLIIDKAFMGANGFTLKNGATTPDVRQANLKKEMIACASNVILLIDSHKVGHDTFAKFAEVSDISILITDNISEEDRAGIEARGVMVVSE from the coding sequence ATGAGCGACCATTCGGAAGATAAACTTTTTACGCAGGAACGGCAGCAGGCGATTCTGGCTTATGTTGAAGCACATAAAAAAGCGACGGTTGCCGAACTGTGCCAGCTCTTTAAAGTATCAACCGGGACGATTCGCAACGATCTTCGCGAGATGGAAAAACTGAAGCTGGTCACACGTACCCACGGCGGCGTGCTTATCCGCAGCAAAACCGGTCTCGAAATGATGGCGACCGAAAAGGAAGTGCGTAACCACGACGCCAAAGTCGTGGTTGCCCGCCGGGCGCTGGAACAAATTGAAGACGGCGATACGCTGCTGCTGGATACCGGCTCCACCACGCTCGAACTGGCGAAGCTGTTGGGTGAACGTAAAGGGCTGTCGGTCATCACCAACGATTTGCAGATTGCCATTATCCTGGAAGAGATCCCAGGGGTGGTGAATCTCTTTATCATCGGCGGCGCGGTACGGCAAAAATTGCACTGTGTTATCCCGTTCAATCGCGACAGCGGCCTGTCGAATCTGATCATCGACAAGGCCTTTATGGGCGCAAATGGTTTTACGCTCAAAAATGGCGCGACCACGCCGGACGTTCGCCAGGCGAATCTGAAGAAAGAGATGATCGCCTGCGCGTCAAACGTCATTCTGCTAATAGATTCGCATAAAGTCGGCCATGACACTTTCGCCAAATTTGCCGAGGTTAGCGATATCAGCATCCTGATCACGGACAATATCAGTGAGGAAGATCGCGCCGGTATTGAGGCGCGAGGAGTGATGGTTGTTAGCGAGTAG
- a CDS encoding alcohol dehydrogenase catalytic domain-containing protein — translation MKAIQLFGKNELKLVELPKPEIQPDEILLACKAGAICGTDLRMYANGHRNSPHALTLGHELSGVIEEIGSEVTGTYFKGMRVAVAPNYGCGVCDSCISGNTQSCKDFQALGIQKHGAFAEYVVIPARAVRQGNIVELPDHVSFEEGAMIEPFSCVYNAFERCHTQPGDTVLVIGAGPIGLMHALLHKAAGAGKVLISDINPERLALACEFDPTFIPVSGTDTKADVMRITQDRGCDVVITAASTPEIQTLSFELTALNGRVLFFGGLPAGKEMVSLNTNIIHYRQISVTGMSGQNLRQYRTSLRMVANGQINLKKILTHTFSLEQYQQAFTCAKSGNALKAGFVL, via the coding sequence ATGAAAGCGATTCAGTTATTTGGTAAAAACGAACTCAAACTGGTTGAGCTGCCGAAGCCTGAGATTCAGCCGGATGAGATCCTGCTGGCCTGCAAAGCCGGAGCCATTTGTGGTACGGATCTGCGAATGTATGCCAACGGCCACCGCAACTCTCCCCATGCCCTGACGCTGGGTCATGAGCTTTCCGGTGTTATCGAAGAGATCGGCAGCGAGGTTACCGGCACCTACTTTAAAGGGATGCGCGTTGCCGTCGCGCCAAACTATGGTTGTGGCGTATGCGACAGCTGTATCAGCGGCAACACCCAGAGCTGTAAAGATTTTCAGGCGCTGGGGATCCAAAAACACGGCGCGTTTGCCGAGTATGTAGTGATCCCGGCCAGAGCGGTGCGGCAGGGGAATATCGTCGAACTTCCCGATCACGTCTCCTTTGAAGAGGGGGCAATGATTGAACCCTTCTCCTGCGTTTATAACGCTTTTGAACGCTGTCATACCCAGCCAGGCGATACGGTACTGGTCATTGGTGCGGGGCCGATTGGCCTGATGCATGCGCTTTTGCACAAGGCTGCGGGCGCAGGGAAAGTGCTGATCAGCGATATTAATCCTGAGCGTCTGGCGCTGGCATGCGAGTTTGACCCGACGTTTATTCCGGTGAGCGGCACCGACACCAAAGCTGACGTCATGCGCATCACTCAGGATCGCGGCTGTGACGTGGTGATCACCGCTGCCTCCACGCCGGAAATCCAGACGTTGTCGTTTGAACTAACGGCGCTGAATGGCCGGGTGCTGTTTTTCGGCGGTCTGCCAGCGGGCAAAGAAATGGTGAGTCTGAATACCAACATCATTCACTATCGTCAGATTAGCGTCACCGGCATGAGCGGGCAGAACCTGCGGCAGTACCGCACCAGCCTGAGAATGGTCGCCAACGGGCAAATTAATCTGAAAAAGATCTTGACGCATACTTTCTCGCTTGAACAATATCAGCAGGCTTTTACCTGTGCTAAATCGGGTAATGCGCTGAAGGCAGGCTTTGTTTTATAG